A single window of Lytechinus variegatus isolate NC3 chromosome 8, Lvar_3.0, whole genome shotgun sequence DNA harbors:
- the LOC121420186 gene encoding uncharacterized protein LOC121420186, with protein MFGRCTSDLGGRWSAIPYLYIYVHPTWNGQFITMAAPRRLRMALLEHELAQPRFQYNLVLAALLEEAERERQRAGRRIRRWWVREWILRRPRFGQYETLMRELEAEHAADFKSYLRMVPQMFYELLDRVGPRIAKTTTHRTPWILG; from the exons ATGTTCGGCCGGTGTACCTCGGACTTGGGGGGCCGATGGTCAGCTATTCCATACCTGTATATATATGTCCACCCTACCTGGAATGGTCAGTTCATCACTATGGCTGCACCGAGAAGACTACGAATGGCGTTGTTAGAACACGAGCTAGCTCAGCCGAGGTTCCAGTACAACTTGGTCCTGGCAGCACTGCTCGAAGAAGCCGAGAGGGAGCGACAGAGGGCCGGCAGAAGAATAAGACGTTGGTGGGTGCGCGAGTGGATCCTACGCAGACCTCGTTTCGGCCAGTATGAGACGCTCATGAGGGAACTCGAGGCCGAGCACGCTGCCGACTTCAAATCCTACCTCCGCATGGTGCCACAGATGTTCTATGAGTTGCTTGACCGAGTTGGCCCCCGCATTGCCAAGACCACAAC GCATCGAACCCCTTGGATCCTGGGCTAA
- the LOC121420184 gene encoding gastrula zinc finger protein XlCGF57.1-like: MTNPDTAQDQWNTQGSTFTIKQEVDEDMTNPDTAQDQWNTQGSTFTIKQEVDEDMTNPDTAQDQWNTQDKDLLDGEDMRQSSITECSEDESHPCLQCNKTFTDENSLVLHHKTHSREVEFSSHAWTEIGDRCFKCPHCHKNFECRDTLMTHVSTHTGEESYSSHCEKGSSQKSYLTHHIRTHTGKKTFICSHCEKGFSQKGDLTRHIRIHTGEKPYICSHCEKGFVKKSDLTQHVRTHTGEKPYICSHCQKRFSHKTTLTNHIRTHTGEKPYICPQCEKRFSRKGDLTHHIRIHSGENPYHCSYCEKRFSDKTTLTNHIGIHTGEKPYICSHCEKRFSDKTNLTNHIRTHTGEKPHICSLCERGFSQKGDLTRHMSTHTGEKFYRCSYCEKRFSKKNDLTCHIRTHTGSKPYICSHCEKRFTDKSTLTRHIRTHTGEKPYHCSYCDKRFSDKVNLTNHIRTHTGEKPFICSHCDQRFSKKSLLSRHIRTYTGEKPYRCSHCDKRFFDKAVLTNHIRTHTGEKPYICSHCEKKFTKKSHLTSHIRTHTGEKPYRCSHCERGFSQKGDLTRHIRTHRRKT; encoded by the exons GTTCAACCTTCACCATCAAACAGGAAGTAGATGAAGACATGACCAACCCTGATACAGCTCAAGACCAATGGAATACACA AGATAAAGATCTTTTGGATGGAGAGGACATGAGACAATCATCCATTACAGAATGCAGTGAAGATGAGTCCCATCCGTGTTTACAATGCAATAAGACATTTACAGATGAGAATTCTTTAGTTCTACATCATAAAACACACTCTAGGGAAGTTGAGTTTTCTAGTCATGCTTGGACAGAGATTGGAGACAGATGCTTCAAGTGCCCCCATTGTCATAAGAATTTTGAATGTAGGGATACTCTTATGACCCATGTGAGCACACACACTGGAGAAGAATCTTATAGTTCTCATTGTGAAAAGGGATCTTCTCAAAAGAGTTATCTTACCCATCATATAAGAACACATAcaggaaaaaaaacctttatctgctctcattgtgagaaggGATTTTCTCAAAAGGGCGATCTTACCCGTCATATAAGAatacacacaggagaaaaaccctatatttgctctcattgtgagaagggatttgttaaaaaaagtgaTCTTACCCAGCATGTAcgaacacacacaggagaaaaacccTATATTTGTTCTCATTGCCAGAAAAGATTTTCTCACAAGACCACTCTTACAAATCATATTAGAACACATACAGGAGAAAAACCCTATATTTGCCCTCAATGTGAGAAGAGATTTTCTCGAAAGGGCGATCTTACCCATCATATAAGAATACACTCAGGAGAAAATCCTTATCATTGCTCGtattgtgagaagagattttcTGACAAGACCACTCTTACAAATCATATTGGAatacacacaggagaaaaaccctatatttgctctcattgtgagaagagattttcTGACAAGACCAATCTTACAAATCATATTAGAACACATACTGGAGAAAAACCCCATATTTGCTCTCTTTGTGAAAGAGGATTTTCTCAAAAGGGTGATCTTACCCGTCATATGAGCACACACACTGGAGAAAAATTTTATCGTTGCTCTtattgtgagaagagattttcTAAAAAGAATGATCTTACCTGTCATATTAGAACACATACTGGATCAAAACCCTATatttgctctcattgtgagaagagatttaCTGACAAGTCCACTCTTACCCGTCATATaagaacacacacaggagaaaaaccttATCATTGCTCTTATTGTGACAAGAGATTTTCAGACAAGGTCAATCTTACAAATCATATCAGAACACACACTGGAGAAAAACCCTTTATTTGCTCTCATTGTGATCAGAGATTTTCTAAAAAGAGTCTTCTTTCCCGTCATATAAGAACATacacaggagaaaaaccttATCGTTGCTCTCATTGTGACAAGAGATTTTTTGACAAGGCTGTTCTTACAAATCATATTAGAACACATACTGGAGAAAAGCCATATatttgctctcattgtgagaagaaatTTACTAAAAAGAGTCATCTTACCAGTCATATtagaacacacacaggagaaaaaccttATCGTTGCTCTCATTGTGAAAGAGGATTTTCTCAAAAGGGCGATCTTACCCGTCATATAAgaacacacaggagaaaaacaTAA